The DNA sequence CCCATACCATACCGACTTGGGCGGTACAGCAAACCTTGATTTTCTTATTGCAGCTTTTCATTATACTCATAACTTGTAAAGATTTTGGTATACTTGGTTCATCATATCAGAACATGATTCAATGACATTTGTGCCACATATGCTTGTTGATGTATGTGTATATTGATATTTGAGCAATTAGTTTCTTCCCCTTTTTTGTGTACTTTTGTTTTTTCTCCTCAAGGGACATCTTGTTGCTCTTGGTGTTGCATGTTGGTTCGATATTCTATTTGCAGCCAAATGCAAAGTATTCTAGTTTCATGATGCACTTGCAGATCAGATGGCGGATCAACTTCTGATGTTCATAGAATAAGAAGAAGTATTAGCATTACGCCCGAAATTGGTGACGATATAGTGAGGTTGTTTTCTGTTTTAAATTATCTTATCGATGCCTATAATTCGTTCGTACATAGCTCCACAACTTTGATGTTGCATTCAATTTTTAATATCCCTTTGTGTTTTTAGACAATTTTTTCTTTTGCATTCTGCTACAAACATTTCCATATGTTCTCCAAGAAAATTATGTTACCATTTTACGTTTGACATTTTACTTCAAAACATGTGACAGGTGCAAAATGCATATTAATCCAAATAATTACAGATAAGTATTCCGTTATAATTTCAGACACTAATGTGGCTCAACAGTTTGTAAAAAGTACAATAAATTTCATCACCCAGAACTACACATTATTATCCTCTTTTGATTTGCTCAAAGAAATGAGATATTAGTCAGCATCAAACTTCTGAAACTATATTTATTATTAGCATACTTTTGTGTCATAAGTTATTATGGAATGTTTTAATGATGATAAAAGCTGTGGGTCATTGTGGTTATCTGAAGATAGGTTTATAAAATTAGTTCAAGCACATGTTCATATCTTTATTAGGCAATGAAAAATGGTGATTTATATTACATTTGTGTTCTAAACTTGGTTCAGTTCTTTATGTTTATAAtatgcagtgacgtgatccttgcccTTTTCTAAGACTTGCAGTGACCAATAATTGCTACTTTATTGTCATATCTTGCTTTGAACAAATACAAGATCTCAATCTCTTGTTATCATTTGAGTCCCATGTTTTAGTGATCTTCTCTTCTTGATTCTTACCAGGGCTGTTCGGGCAATGAATGAAACTCTAAAGCAAAATCGTCTCCTGCGGGACCATGGTGATGAAGGTTCATGCTTGTATGCCACAAATGACAAGAATCAGTTGAATGAGCCACCAAAAAATGTATGCTTCTCTGTACCAAAGGTTAGTCGATTTGCCTCTTATTGTCATATTCTAAGATCGTATTCATTTAGACACCAGAAATAGTTTGACTATAGGTGTGAATATACACCAAGTTAATATGTATGCAGTTACATTCTTAATGATGTTATGGATCATAATGCGATTCCATAATTATGGCCATCCTCATATGGGACCTTCAATGTCCCTCTTGGTTTTCTATAAACTTTGTGGAGTTTCTGTGTTGAACCATTGATATTTCAAAGCTGGTGCTAGTACGGATgtgaatatgtatatgtatatatatttgtatatatatacatacgtatacatatatgtacatatgtacatatgtacatatatatttacataaaaCTAAAATTTTGTTCCAATACTGGTTCAAGTAACCAATTGGACCGGTATATTAGGCAGTATACCAACTTGTATCTGCTCATACTCATAGAATATATCTCTATACTGGCAGTTGATTGGACTGAGAAACACTGGACTCTACTAACTTGTACCATTGAGATCTGAAACCTTCACATATTTTCTTGAGATACTGGATTATTGTTTTTTGCTATCATAGCTTTTGTTAATTTCTGCTCTTTCTTGTTCATCTTCTATTACAAAGATAAAAGCTGATTCTGTCTATTAATTTTCCTCACACtactttttttggaattatgtgcatATAAATTGCATATGTACTTACAAAATCCTGGTCTTATAAGACTATCAAAGGCAGTGACGGACCGTCTTTTGGGTACTTTTGGGTCAACTATAAGTAATGTCTACAGATTTCTATGTGGTAGATTGTTGTATACATTGCTGGTGGTCCTTCAGTATTTTTCTACATGTGATGCTACTTTATATTTCTGTAATTTTTTATTCTCAAAATGGCTGATTTTTCTGGTGTATTGATGAACATAGGCGTATAGCTTAATATATGCTCTGATTAGCCTGTTATGGGATTCTGCTAAACGTGCCATTGATGTTGTCGAGTCGCAACTCTTTCTTGGAGTTTACTCATCTTAGGAAAGATAGACTTGTTCAATCATGGAGTCAATGTTCGGCATATTATCTCACTGATATTGCTTTCTGATATTTCTCATGATAAAACTACTTTACATTAAGCTAGTTCTGATTAGAAAAATGGATATCAATTGTTGCCCTCATTTTTCATGCTTGCTCCACATTCATTGCTAACATTCCAGTGTTTCGCAATATCATTTGTGCTTTGGGCCTCATATTACTCTGATTTGATGGCTAGGATGAAATATCATTTGGAAATTCTGGAGCATATAATAGCTCAAGAAAGCAAACAGGTTCCAGTCAGAAGGCTATGTCATTGCCTTCATCTCCTCATGAATATATTGGTAAGAATTCTAAGAGAACTGGGGATTCTCCAAGAACAGAACATATGGTATCAACTTGGAACAAAGTTTTGCAGTCATCTCCATTTCTCAATAAGCCTTTATTACCTTTCAAAGAGTGGAACATCAATTTCTCAGAGTTAACTGTTGGCACGCGTGTTGGAATAGGCAAGTGATCTATTTTGCTTGCATCTTATTTTCAGATTTCTGTTACTTCTGATCAATAAAGTaatgattatataattttttttcattagcTTGTTTCTGTGACTCTAACCTATGCCACTGGCTTTATTTATTGTTTTGCAGAAAGTTAGGATAGTGAATGGAAGAATTGATCTAAAAAAGTGTTGCCAATCTTTTGATTGAATCTCTGTTGTCCTCTAATTGATAGTATTAGCTtggcttttttttttcacaatagtCCATTTTTGGATTCAACTAATATTGGTTAACATATGTTGGCAGTTACAAACTATGCTCATGTTTCATTATTTCCTTCTTCAGTCTACATTCTTTTTCCAATCTCACATTAATCTTTAATATCTTAATGTTTGTTCACTATGCTGCTATACTTGAGACCCCAAGGTGatttttttctttgattcttTGCAGAAGGCCTGTAGATACATCTGGGATAAGTTTTGTTTTGCATCACATTTAAAAATACCAAAAATTTTCCATCTAGATGATTGTGTGGGCTTTTTCCATTATAGAAATCCAATGGTATAAAATACTGTAACATCAACTGTGTTGTTTCCAACAGTGTTATGTTGCCAGCAAACCACCTTAACAAATGCTTAATTGAGTTAAAGTTCTCTTATTATTTCTCTTCGATATAAAGATTCAGGATCTGAAGTTTCTTTCCACTTTATCATCTGTTTGCTGTGACTGTATAATTTGTGCTCTGAGAGTAAACTGAATTATTGTAGATTTTTCGAACAATTGGATTAATTTTTTTACTACACAAAATAGAACTTACTCTCTTCATCCTAATATTTTATTATCGTGCTTTGATAAATACTGAACTAACTCCCCTGTTAAATGGACAGTACAATTCAAAAATATGGATTTTCTAAGTTCTTTGATTTGTATAAGAGGATGGTCATCTAATTAATGGCCCAGATATCCTTGAATAGGCAATTCTGTGATAAAGGATGACTAGTGGTGAAGCAGGTAAATTAATTGGTTAAGGAGTTCAGTTCATTGCTGAATTCAACTGCAACATGAGGGGATGCTAAATAAAAGTTAAAAAAGGAGATTTACTGGTAACAGTTGTCTACATGTGGGGGAGCTGACTTGACAGGGAAAAAAAAAGTCTCATGAATTTTCTTAGCGAAAGATACTTAGATTAAGCTctgaaagatcataaaggagtttTACTGGTAACAATTGTCTACTTGTGGGGGAGCTCACTTGACAGGAAAAAGATCTCTCATGAATTTTCTAAGTGAAAGATACTTAGATTAAGCCCTCCTACGAAGTGCATATCTAAGCAACTGAGAGGAATTTGAATAGTAACCCTTTAGGTTCCACAATGGGCTGCTATCTTGCCCAGTGTACCAAATTTAAAAGGTTGATATGTTGCATGATGACTGAATATTTTTAGGTTTGATGTATTGTACCATGCTTCATGATTTACTAACAGAATAGTCAAATAGGCCTTTGTGTTTAGAGTCTTAGGCTAGTGTATATGTCAGCAAAATATAGCTCAGGAAGGCCCATCAACCATCTAAAGAATTCAATGCCACTGCCAGTGGAGTAAAGGAGAATAATTTAATTGGAGCAAGGATAGTAGGATAATAAGACCATTTAATTGTTGTGAGTTTATTCCTGATGTATTGGCTTTTACCAAAGTTGATTTTTGATGTACCTGGACATTCCCCTCAACATGTTGCTGTGTTATGTACTGTTTCTTTGACATATACTGGAGCCTATACCATTGTTCATATTGGTCTATATGTTGATAGAATACCTCAGGCCTTTTCAGCATTGTCACTGGCCTGCATAGTTGCAACTGATATCTAAATATGGAATTATTAGTGCTACATTGTCTTATAGCCTATAATTTATTATGTTTGATTGTATAAAACTTATTTTAAGTTGGAACTTTTCCATTATGTACTGTAAATCCATTAGAAAGGCATGTAACTTATAGAAAGAAAGCTCCAACAGGCATGCTGTTGTTCCATATATTGACTGCAAAGTTGCAATTTCAGCACATTCTTAAGCCCTTATGGTAGATGATACTGTAACGAGGCAGAAAAGGATTTCATGGTTTCAACTTTCAATACAAGTCTATAAGCTATATGAGAATATTGGTTGGAAGCATTCCAAAATTCTCCAATTGGAGTCATACATCTTTTCTCTCCTATACACATGTACATGACATGTTTCTATTGCATCTTTTGCTTTCACTTGCGGGAGAGTTAAATacaatttcttctttttgtttaatTGTATCGAGTGCAACCATCATGAGTAATAGTTTAATGTTTTATTCCTTCTCTCTTATTTGCCATGCCAAGCACTTAATCTCCTGACAGTAAGAGAACACTAGGTTTAAAGGAACTTGGTTTACCTCAGGATTCTTTGGAGAAGTTTTCCGTGGGATATGGAATGGTACTGATGTTGCAATAAAAGTCTTTCTGGAGCAAGATCTGACAACTGAGAACATGGAAGATTTTTGCAATGAAATCTACATACTAAGGTTTGATATTCTTCCATCTAGAAAGCTCAGTTTTTCTTTCTTCATATGCTACTCTTCTGACTATACAATCTTTCTCTTTCAGCCGCCTTCGACATCCAAATGGTAACGTACTGACCCCATTTAAATATTCTTGTTGATCTTTTcaaaatttgaaactataaagtgtaaattatatatattcatatatgtacatatatatggtaTTCTGTATAGATGTTTTTCCCTTATTTTTGTATGTGTTTTTTTGCAGTTATTTTATTTCTTGGTGCATGCATGAAGCCTCCTCACCTCTCAATGGTAACTGAATATATGGAGATGGGATCTTTGTATTATCTTATGCATATGAGCGGCCAGAAAAAGAAACTGAGCTGGCGTAAGAGATTAAAAATGCTTCGTGACATTTGCAGGTATGCCCATATAATTTCCAATCTGTTTTTTCTCCACATTTGACAACATCTCATATATGCTTCTTTATTTCTCTGACAAGAATCAGGCCAGTCTAATTGTATTGCACTTAAAAACTTATATTGCAGCTTAACTGTTTTCTTAAATTCTTTTAGAGTACTTCAGTATAGATAGTTGCGCTAACATCAGTAAATATGTCAATAAATCTTGCTTCGGTTACATCTTTCTGGTTGAAATGGAGGCTGGATTGTGCATCCTTGCTCCAATTGATCATTGTAAATTGTTTCTTCGATTGTTGGCTTCATGAATGAATTCTTATGTTTGTTGTGATTGTTTTTTGTTTGAATAATATGAAACATTTAATCCATGACTATTTTTTACCTTTTTAGGCTCATGATTTTCACCAAGAAACCAGATTTTGACCTATCAAGACTGGCTTCTACAATATTTTCAAGTTTTCTAGTCTTTGACTCTTTGTTTGTGTTGAAAACTTGAAATCTTTGGTGTGCACCACCGTGACAAGCACTGGATTGTGCATAAATCTTTGTCCTGTACCTCGTAGCATATACAAAACTATGGGGATTATCTTAAGCTTTCACTAAACAGAAAGCTAACAAAGATAAAACAAGATCAACTGCATTATACAATGAATTAACACTATCAACACAGATTCCATGATATCAGTCAAGATCCAATAAAAAATAAGACTAGAGGGTCTTATTGTCGTGAAAAGCTCTTACATTGATATGCATGCTACTCCGAGCAATGACGATTTATGACCTTCAGTTATGGTGTTTTTCTTACATTCTGACGAGCACCTCAAATGTGAGAATATTAGATAGATTTTAGCTCATTGATTGGTGTGGGTTCCACTGATCATCCCCACGATAGGTCTTTCTAATTGGGTTGGGACTCTTCTTAGATAATTCAAATAAAGTCAACAAATGCCAACTATATAAGTTCTCTTTCTCTGTTACACCTCTCATCCCAACTTTATTTGCTTAGCCCCCCAAATCTCCAAATCCTTGACCTTGTCAATAAATGAGTTTGTTCAAGCTTCCTGATGACATATCCAATTGTTTTTGGATAATAATGTCATATTTTTCATATTGTGAAATTTCAGACTGAATCTTATTGTTAATCCTATTAATCATCTCATTTTTAGAATGAGTTAGGAGACATAAAGCTTATATCTTCATCCATGGGTTTTTAGTTTTATTTGGTTCTTACTAAGCTTTGCCTTCTAAATGAATAATGAAAAGACAAATTTTTCTCCTAACCATATCTAGTCATTTCATGATGACATTGCTTTATGTGCTCCTTTAAATTTCAGAAATCAGTATAGGTTCTTTATGACTTGTATATTCCCTTTAATGAACTATTTCCTGAAAAAACATCTCTCTGTGCAACTGACTTGTTGGCTGATTGGATGTACTGCTTTGGTGGAAAAAGCCAAAGTAACTGTTTGCTGTTGGCATGCTATGATAGTGTAGCTCCAAAACATGATCAGGAATCATTATATTATGTTTTTGGGCATGCATACAATAATAGTAAAAGGAGAAATTATTTGATAACTCCGTGGCTATTAATGTGCATTAGTAGCTTTCGCAAAATGATCTATAGAAATATTTTTCCATAATCTTATTTCTTACTGTAAGTGAACAAATTGGCCTGAGTTTCTGTTTACTTCTTTTTCTGGTGCGGAAGGGGTTTGATGTGCATACATCGTATGAAAATAGTCCATCGCGATCTTAAAAGTGCAAATTGCCTTGTGGATAAACACTGGACGGTTAAGATATGTGATTTTGGGCTTTCACGAGTCATGACAGATGGTCCCTTGAGAGATAACTCATCTGCGGGCACCCCAGAATGGATGGCTCCTGAGCTTATACGCAATGAGCCATTTACAGAAAAATGTGACATATTTAGCCTCGGTGTTATAATGTGGGAGCTTTGCACCCTCAACAGGCCATGGGAAGGCACACCAGCAGTTCAAGTAAGTGCACTTTGATTTTTGTCTACAATATCATTGTCCAGACTATCACCTAAGAGGAATCCCCacttttatcatctttttttagGTGATATATGCAGTTGCCAACGAAGGGACACGACTAGAGATTCCTGAAGGTCCACTTGGCAAGCTAATCTCAGGTACTTTGAAACTGATCCAAATTCTGGTGATATGTCCAGATGCCTCAAATCAACTGTGCTTTAGCAGATACCTAACAGATATTCCCCGTTGCAGATTGTTGGGCAGAGCCACATGAGCGACCGAGTTGTCAGGAAATCCTCACTCGCCTGCTCGATTGCGAATACACACTGTCTTGATATTTTATTGTAGCCTTGTGACATGTACAGCAAGTGTAGAGGCATCTATCTTGGACCGTAGTAAGTTGTAAATTTTCTTCTTGGTGTAATACAAAATCTTCAGGCATCTTTTATCTTATATAGGATTGATACTATTTTGAGTCTCCTTTCCAGAACCGGAAATTGCTGGAACAAGTGCCAATTTTTGTGTGATTTTATCTGGTAtagcaatgagaaaattgttgcaTGAATTTGATAAAGATGTTGAGGTAAGGGACGTGTTGTTTTTCCAGAAACAAGTATGATATATAACTGGGTTCGATTGTTGAAATGTGGTTTGTTTTAACTTGGAACTCCTATTTGCTATGTTTCCATTTAAATCGAGTTAGGAATTGCCGTTTGCTCTTTTTACTGCACTTCCCTGATCTTTGGAAACCCAGGATCAAGGTTTCAGATCCGGGCTTTACCTTCAAACGGATACAGATATATTATCCTTGATTTTGTTTCTTTGTATTAATTTTTTTCAATGGTAGCAGACTGACTATACATCTCAATAAAAGATTGTGGAAATCCTAATCAGATTTAAATTTGACGGTAGTGTCTTTCTACATAGAAACATTTGTAAGCTAAATTTATGTGCATTCATCGTGTTGCAGCCTAAAAGTGTTGTTAGTTCTAACAACGCAGAAGGTAGTAGTAGTACAAGCAAAATGCTAAGGGGGTAGCAAAAGTATTGCACAGCTGAGTGAGCGAGACTGCTTTGATGCTTATGGATTGATGATTGGTGTAAACAAACTAATGTACATAAATAAGATCTGTAAGACAAATTTATGCAAACAAGAAACTTCTGGGGgaagaaaaacacaaaactgtTGAAGGTGCTGGAATGCATATGCAATTAAGGTAAGAAAGGTCTGAAATAAAATAGAGTGTGCTGCATTTAGGATAAAGCCAGTGTCACATATCTCTTCTACAGCTAGACGAAGAATGCAGGCAATCTGTTAAGCTGCTTGAGCTCTCATAGTGTCTAAGTAAAGATGGAAGGGAtgtaaagattacaaatagatgctaCCAGCtcaatatgtagcagtggaagggAAGAAGTTTATGTCCATCTGGAAGACTGATACTTTAAATTATAATGTCTCTTCCTTGCCACTGCTATATATGTTGCTTGCTCCACAGAGGACAGTCTTCTGATGCAGCTTTTAATTAATAGCACATCAACAAATGCATTTTACTTCAATCCAACTAATCTAATTGAGACAATGATGggctttttattattattcttaaaatGAAGAGGGAAATCTTGGAGATGTCTTTGATTAAACACGTTGATATAATTGATGATGGGTGAAAAAGGGAGGTTTATTTGTTTGTTGAAGGAGGATAACTTGGTATCTCATACGTCAATGATCCATCCCCCGTTCCAGTGACCCATGGAAGAGAAGAGGTGATGCCCCTCCTCCCCGTCGCCACATTGGACAACGTGATGTAAATCACGATGCATGGACTTTCAATCCCAATCATCCATCTATTATGATTCGAGAAAGTGATGATATAAATCACACTGCAGGTTATGATTGGACAACATCTTTCAATCCACACATCCATCTATTATGATCGGACAACGTGATGTAAATCACGAGACGAGATTTATTTACATAGAATTTACAATTGTGCATGAATGACATACTCCTACACCTACCTATCTTATGATTTTACCATCCGATCTGTGTAATTATTGTCCTCCCTATTATAAACATGGTTTGAGTCTAAAGTGAGTTGAAATCAGTTAAAATGTAAAAAAGAAATACTTGCTTATCCAATGATAAATCTTAATGGTCATTTCCACATTCGCCTCCACAATAATGCTAGATTAGATAGATGCGCCTTCCCGACTAGCCTAATAAAGCATTCTTTAATTGCAGCCAGCTCATTGTACAAGCAGCCTTTTCCTTGCCTAAACTGTCTCATTGCAACAAAACAAGACCAGTATGAGTTCTTAAAAGAAAAACTCAATCCCCCCTTCATTGGATTTAATCTCGTATGATCCGCATTCAGCTTAACCCATCTAAAATCAGGTTTGGCCCACACCACCCAGATGGAGTGAAGATTGTCATAAGGGCAGGCAacctcattattattattaaaaatatcattattCTGGACCTTCCATAATATCCaatatccaatatatatatatatatatatatatatatatatatatatatatatatataataataataataataataataataataataataataataataataataaagtactcTTTGAGCCATTCCCAACATTCCTTCCATTCCTCCAAATATTGAAACTTAAAGATAAGTTTATTATTTTTCAATAGACCTAAAAATTCACATTGgaaaaataaaatgttaaatagaaTCTTTACCATTCCCACATAAGTAGCACATCGAGAGGCCAACAAAACTAAAACTAGTCAAAAACGTTAGATATTCACGCTTGAAGAAATTTTCAACGAAAACATAAAACTCAAGATGAAACTTTCTTTTTCCACAGTAGATCCCATTTAATGATCGAAGGGCAACTCATAACAAAGTGAGGAAGTTGAGATATGAAGAACTTATATGCAAAATGCATTATACATTTGGGTCATGTTTTCAAATCCATACCTCATCATCATCAAGGGCGTCCACTAAATCCAACATAGAAACCAAAGAAATAACATCATTGCCAAACAACgtatttaatctatcaaaatcccaGTGACCATTTTGAAATCAAGGAA is a window from the Musa acuminata AAA Group cultivar baxijiao chromosome BXJ2-1, Cavendish_Baxijiao_AAA, whole genome shotgun sequence genome containing:
- the LOC135599026 gene encoding serine/threonine-protein kinase EDR1-like isoform X1, with the protein product MDDMSGDSARSEEGNSGAAWWPSHFIENLQSVSLDPRKESTCRVGKAELFSATASQLLWSTGTFSGSIPNGFYSVIPDKKLKELFDTIPSPDDLHSLGIEGFKADIILVDAEKDKKLSMLKQLSAAMVKGLHNNPALLIKKIAGLVFDFYKRPNSERSPAKAAVEDAPHWMDNKGIQLLGQIKHGSCRPRAILFKVLADSVGLDSKLVVGLPSDGSVECADSYKHMSVVVVLNSVELLVDLMRFPGQLIPFSTKAIFISHISAAGESDSAENDSCDSPLEPNSPLYGFPDKLDAEDLEQEENPQSLHQSRVDASSNLNGRSLRNIILRSKTFMKGKLSVSHSESNIANALVRCSQKKVVREQQHTSSSSPEHPLYKAGGWSMLSGDRQPFREFADGVDASRSDGGSTSDVHRIRRSISITPEIGDDIVRAVRAMNETLKQNRLLRDHGDEGSCLYATNDKNQLNEPPKNVCFSVPKDEISFGNSGAYNSSRKQTGSSQKAMSLPSSPHEYIGKNSKRTGDSPRTEHMVSTWNKVLQSSPFLNKPLLPFKEWNINFSELTVGTRVGIGFFGEVFRGIWNGTDVAIKVFLEQDLTTENMEDFCNEIYILSRLRHPNVILFLGACMKPPHLSMVTEYMEMGSLYYLMHMSGQKKKLSWRKRLKMLRDICRGLMCIHRMKIVHRDLKSANCLVDKHWTVKICDFGLSRVMTDGPLRDNSSAGTPEWMAPELIRNEPFTEKCDIFSLGVIMWELCTLNRPWEGTPAVQVIYAVANEGTRLEIPEGPLGKLISDCWAEPHERPSCQEILTRLLDCEYTLS